The following proteins come from a genomic window of Manduca sexta isolate Smith_Timp_Sample1 chromosome 2, JHU_Msex_v1.0, whole genome shotgun sequence:
- the LOC115448593 gene encoding zinc finger protein 25 gives MQLPIINNIQCLQCNEVFHTMENYKNHNMDVHGILSCHKCLETLQNEEDLRNHEASDVVFQCNECHEFRCTENSLKQHHKKIHQMFICKECGKSFKTYDKLQSHEQKHQIKYKCPKCGKTYTTKEFFLRHRKQCLEGTLDPHPMRSSLKKTHFCEKCDKGYSTSGGLRVHNRFVHGDAKPHICPHCNKQFTAPSYLKVHMVKHTGEKNFECEICFRKFVSKEALIYHIRRHTGERPFSCHICEERFVNSSARAEHIKFKHIGPTLMCEICSRKFVTPTFLRLHMKKHHDPSNKLFAGRCLATPNVPGKNNITVKITK, from the coding sequence ATGCAATTGCCTATTATCAACAACATACAATGCTTGCAGTGCAATGAAGTTTTCCACACCATGGAGAATTACAAAAATCACAACATGGATGTACATGGTATCTTGTCATGCCACAAGTGTTTAGAGACTCTGCAGAATGAAGAAGACCTGAGAAACCATGAGGCCAGTGATGTGGTCTTCCAGTGCAACGAGTGCCATGAGTTCAGGTGCACGGAGAACAGCCTCAAACAACATCATAAGAAAATTCACCAAATGTTCATATGCAAAGAATGTGGAAAATCATTCAAAACTTATGATAAGTTACAAAGCCATGAACAAAAACaccaaatcaaatataaatgccCTAAATGCGGGAAAACATATACCACAAAGGAGTTCTTTTTGCGCCACAGAAAACAATGTCTGGAAGGCACATTGGATCCTCATCCCATGAGGAGTTCACTTAAAAAGACTCATTTTTGTGAGAAGTGTGATAAAGGGTACAGTACTTCTGGTGGGCTGCGAGTCCATAATAGATTTGTGCACGGTGACGCTAAACCTCACATCTGTCCACACTGTAACAAACAGTTTACGGCACCAAGTTATTTAAAAGTTCATATGGTCAAGCACACTGGAGAAAAGAATTTTGAATGTGAGATCTGCTTCAGGAAATTTGTATCAAAAGAGGCCCTTATTTACCACATTAGGAGACACACGGGAGAGAGACCATTCAGCTGTCATATTTGTGAGGAAAGATTTGTAAACTCTTCAGCAAGGGCTGAGCATATTAAGTTTAAGCACATAGGTCCCACTCTCATGTGTGAGATCTGCTCTAGGAAGTTTGTCACACCCACATTCTTGAGACTGCATATGAAAAAACACCATGACCCTTCTAACAAATTATTTGCTGGCAGGTGTCTAGCAACACCCAATGTTCCTggaaaaaataacataactgtaaaaattacaaaatga
- the LOC115448591 gene encoding zinc finger protein 625-like codes for MERIKVVLDKILHDRYDFCCLCLSNITDKAIIYHIDDEIVFDTKNTNLFEILSCVLGNEVPSDIMDFVAICQKCTETAIQAYKFIMDCRKKSLQLYLTIKTLNDYFENLKVNTKNLYLCLGSDYNVKDYTINDVGKHRTEILNMIKIELEPEVELPNLPTEIYKGNKGSHKTVNLTDIIYDKNNLSLLKCKICHNIFSRAPNLKKHYYSVHAPKIYKCSICPKSFGSSVLLQTHRNYHHTAGVCCTECGKVFSNAYALDSHEKRHKTRHICQHCGKVYKTKQAFQAHIQEFHYGALKEKLIFICNYCGKKYSQKSAIRVHIQFEHENGKFCECNWCKKKFSSVSKLKEHIITHTKEKRFTCRQCGGRFGTKMSLIYHTRTHTGERPYKCQYCDSSFLSASRRLTHVKQHHMPATLECDLCHKKFKIRSYLLRHREKHFDPSSKLHQSAV; via the exons ATGGAAAGGATTAAGGTCGTATTAGACAAAATTTTACACGATCGCTATGATTTCTGTTGTTTATGTCTAAGTAATATTACGGACAAGGCCATTATTTATCATATTGACGATGAAATAGTATTTGATACGAAAAATAcgaatttgtttgaaattctgTCCTGTGTCCTTGGAAACGAA GTACCATCTGACATAATGGACTTTGTTGCAATATGTCAAAAATGCACTGAAACTGCAATACAAGCTTACAAATTCATCATGGACTGTAGAAAAAAGTCTTTACAGCTATACCTTACAATTAAAACTCTGAATGATtactttgaaaatttaaaagtaaatacaaaaaatctttatctCTGTTTAGGTTCAGACTATAATGTTAAAGATTATACTATTAATGATGTAGGAAAACATCGcactgaaatattaaatatgataaaaattgaACTAGAACCAGAAGTTGAACTGCCTAATTTGCCTACAGAAATATACAAGGGAAATAAAGGATCCCACAAAACTGTAAATTTAACcgatataatttatgataaaaataacttatcactactgaaatgtaaaatatgtcataatatattttcaagagCTCCAAATCTAAAGAAACATTACTATAGTGTGCATGCACCTAAGATCTATAAATGTTCTATATGTCCAAAAAGCTTTGGTTCATCTGTTCTTTTACAAACGCACAGAAACTACCATCACACTGCTGGTGTCTGTTGTACGGAGTGCGGGAAAGTATTCAGCAATGCATATGCACTAGACAGCCATGAAAAAAGACACAAAACGAGACACATTTGTCAGCATTGTGGTAAAGTTTACAAAACTAAACAAGCATTCCAGGCCCACATACAAGAATTTCATTATGGtgctttaaaagaaaaactaatctTCATTTGCAACTATTGTGGAAAGAAATATTCTCAAAAATCTGCAATACGGGTGCATATACAATTTGAACATGAAAATGGAAAGTTCTGTGAATGCAATTGGTGTAAAAAGAAGTTTAGTTCGGTTAGTAAATTAAAGGAACACATTATCACTCATACAAAGGAGAAGAGATTTACTTGTAGACAATGTGGAGGTCGATTTGGTACAAAAATGTCTCTGATTTATCACACACGGACACACACTGGGGAAAGGCCATACAAATGTCAATATTGTGATAGCAGTTTCTTGTCCGCGTCACGCAGGTTGACGCATGTGAAGCAACATCACATGCCAGCAACACTGGAGTGTGACCTGTGCCATAAGAAGTTTAAGATACGGAGCTATTTGCTGCGGCATAGGGAGAAGCATTTTGATCCTAGTAGCAAATTACACCAATCTGCTGTATAA